In the genome of Streptomyces pactum, one region contains:
- a CDS encoding methionine synthase gives MSENASDEKKTSWGPGTATGIGSMPGGDAREAAKTVTGSLEALPYLPELPARGPGADMIGRTAGLLAELYAHVEPSGWRISDRPGRDTRRARSWLREDLDALEEFTQGYTGALKISAVGPWTLAAALELRNGEAAISDPGACRDLAASLAEGLRHHLAEVRRRVPGARPVLQLDEPSLTAVLTGSVRTASGYRTHRAVDRGVVEGALREVTAVAAGAEVVVHSCAPAVPFALLRRAGATGISFDLALLTEREEETIGEAVEGGTTLFVGAVPAVDGPLSDPAGSVMGVRTLWRRLGLSPGTLAESVVVTPACGLAGASPAYARAALAHCVRAARSLADNPE, from the coding sequence GTGAGCGAGAACGCGAGCGACGAGAAGAAGACCAGCTGGGGACCGGGCACCGCCACCGGCATCGGCTCCATGCCGGGCGGCGACGCCCGCGAGGCGGCGAAGACCGTGACCGGGTCCCTGGAGGCCCTGCCGTACCTGCCGGAGCTGCCCGCCCGGGGCCCCGGCGCCGACATGATCGGCCGCACCGCCGGACTGCTGGCGGAGCTGTACGCCCATGTGGAGCCCAGCGGCTGGCGGATCAGCGACCGGCCCGGACGGGACACCCGGCGGGCCCGCTCCTGGCTGCGCGAGGACCTGGACGCGCTGGAGGAGTTCACCCAGGGCTACACCGGCGCGCTGAAGATCTCGGCGGTCGGCCCCTGGACGCTCGCCGCCGCCCTGGAACTCCGCAACGGCGAGGCCGCGATCAGTGACCCCGGCGCCTGCCGGGACCTGGCCGCCTCGCTCGCCGAGGGGCTGCGCCACCACCTCGCCGAGGTACGGCGCCGGGTGCCCGGCGCCCGGCCGGTGCTCCAGCTCGACGAGCCCTCGCTGACGGCGGTGCTCACCGGATCGGTCCGCACCGCCAGCGGCTACCGCACCCACCGCGCGGTGGACCGGGGCGTGGTCGAGGGCGCCCTGCGCGAGGTGACGGCGGTCGCGGCGGGCGCCGAGGTCGTCGTGCACTCGTGCGCCCCCGCCGTACCCTTCGCGCTGCTGCGGCGCGCCGGGGCCACCGGAATCTCCTTCGACCTCGCGCTGCTCACCGAACGTGAGGAAGAGACGATCGGGGAGGCGGTGGAGGGCGGTACCACCCTCTTCGTCGGCGCGGTGCCCGCGGTGGACGGCCCGTTGTCGGACCCGGCCGGTAGCGTCATGGGGGTAAGGACGCTGTGGCGCAGGCTGGGGCTGTCACCGGGGACTCTCGCCGAGTCCGTGGTGGTCACCCCGGCGTGCGGGCTCGCGGGTGCCTCGCCCGCGTACGCGCGCGCCGCGCTGGCCCACTGCGTCCGGGCGGCGAGATCGCTCGCCGACAACCCTGAGTAA
- the ligA gene encoding NAD-dependent DNA ligase LigA, which produces MAGEQQATVPAEAREKHAQLAEEIEEHRFRYYVKDAPVISDAEFDRLLRSLEALEDEYPELRTPDSPTQKVAGSYETEFTEVAHRERMLSLDNAFEDEELTAWGDRIARELGEPAAAGGSYHFLCELKVDGLAVNLTYEHGRLTRAATRGDGVTGEDITPNVRTIAEIPDRLAGDRVPALVEIRGEVYFPRERFDDLNARLVEAGKPPFANPRNAAAGSLRQKDPKVTASRPLHMVVHGIGAREGLDIDRLSEAYDLLRAWGLPTARHNRVAGSLDDVRRFIATYGDSETRHSVEHEIDGVVVKLDEIPLQGRLGSTSRAPRWAIAWKFPPEEVNTKLLDIRVGVGRTGRVTPYAVVEPVTVAGSEVEFATLHNQDVVKAKGVLIGDTVALRKAGDVIPEILGPVTDLRDGTEREFVMPAACPECGSALQPMKEGDVDLRCPNARSCPAQLRERIFYLAGRKCLDIENLGYVAAAALTRPLEPAEPPLRDEGDLFTLDIEQLLPIRSYVLDPDSGLPKRDPKTGEEKIVTFFANQKGEPKKNTLAMLEKIEAAKDRPLARIITGLSIRHVGPVAAVALAREFRSIDRIAEADEAELAAVEGVGPTIAASVKQWFAEDWHREIIRKWRAAGVRMEEAGGEDEGPRPLEGVTVVVTGTLASYTRDAAKEALQSRGAKVTGAVSKKTGFVVVGDNPGSKYDKAMQLKVPVLDDAGFTVLLEQGPEAAREVALTSPE; this is translated from the coding sequence GTGGCCGGCGAACAGCAAGCAACGGTGCCCGCCGAAGCACGGGAGAAGCACGCCCAGCTCGCCGAGGAGATCGAGGAGCACCGCTTCCGGTACTACGTGAAGGACGCGCCCGTCATCAGCGACGCCGAGTTCGACCGGCTGCTGCGCTCGCTGGAGGCGCTGGAGGACGAGTACCCCGAGCTGCGCACCCCGGACTCGCCCACCCAGAAGGTCGCCGGCTCCTACGAGACGGAGTTCACCGAGGTCGCGCACCGGGAGCGGATGCTCAGCCTGGACAACGCCTTCGAGGACGAGGAGCTGACCGCCTGGGGCGACCGCATCGCCCGCGAGCTGGGCGAGCCGGCCGCGGCCGGCGGCTCGTACCACTTCCTGTGCGAGCTGAAGGTGGACGGCCTGGCGGTCAACCTCACCTACGAGCACGGCCGGCTCACCCGCGCCGCCACCCGCGGCGACGGCGTCACCGGCGAGGACATCACCCCCAACGTCCGCACCATCGCCGAGATCCCGGACCGGCTGGCCGGCGACCGGGTCCCGGCGCTGGTGGAGATCCGCGGCGAGGTCTACTTCCCCCGCGAGCGCTTCGACGACCTCAACGCCCGCCTGGTGGAGGCCGGCAAGCCGCCGTTCGCCAACCCGCGGAACGCGGCGGCCGGCTCGCTGCGCCAGAAGGACCCCAAGGTCACCGCCTCCCGGCCGCTGCACATGGTGGTGCACGGCATCGGCGCCCGCGAGGGCCTGGACATCGACCGGCTCTCCGAGGCGTACGACCTGCTGCGCGCGTGGGGCCTGCCCACCGCCCGCCACAACCGGGTGGCCGGCTCGCTGGACGATGTGCGCCGGTTCATCGCCACCTACGGGGACAGCGAGACCCGCCACTCGGTCGAGCACGAGATCGACGGCGTGGTGGTCAAGCTCGACGAGATCCCGCTTCAGGGGCGGCTGGGCTCCACCTCGCGCGCCCCGCGCTGGGCGATCGCCTGGAAGTTCCCCCCGGAGGAGGTCAACACCAAGCTCCTGGACATCCGGGTCGGCGTGGGCCGCACCGGGCGCGTCACCCCCTACGCCGTGGTGGAGCCGGTGACCGTGGCCGGCTCCGAGGTGGAGTTCGCCACCCTGCACAACCAGGACGTGGTGAAGGCCAAGGGCGTGCTCATCGGCGACACCGTGGCGCTGCGCAAGGCCGGCGACGTCATCCCCGAGATCCTCGGCCCGGTCACCGACCTGCGGGACGGCACCGAGCGGGAGTTCGTGATGCCCGCCGCGTGCCCGGAGTGCGGCAGCGCGCTGCAGCCCATGAAGGAGGGCGACGTCGACCTGCGCTGCCCCAACGCCCGCTCCTGCCCCGCCCAGCTGCGCGAGCGGATCTTCTACCTGGCCGGCCGCAAGTGCCTGGACATCGAGAACCTCGGCTACGTGGCCGCCGCCGCGCTCACCCGGCCGCTGGAGCCCGCCGAACCGCCGCTGCGCGACGAGGGCGACCTGTTCACCCTCGACATCGAACAGCTGCTGCCGATCCGCTCCTACGTCCTGGACCCGGACAGCGGACTGCCCAAGCGCGACCCGAAAACCGGCGAGGAGAAGATCGTCACCTTCTTCGCCAACCAGAAGGGCGAGCCGAAGAAGAACACCCTGGCGATGCTGGAGAAGATCGAGGCCGCCAAGGACCGCCCGCTCGCCCGGATCATCACCGGCCTGTCCATCCGCCACGTGGGACCGGTGGCCGCCGTGGCACTCGCCCGGGAATTCCGGTCCATCGACCGGATCGCGGAGGCCGACGAGGCGGAACTGGCCGCCGTCGAAGGCGTCGGCCCGACCATCGCCGCCTCGGTCAAGCAGTGGTTCGCCGAGGACTGGCACCGCGAAATCATCCGGAAATGGCGCGCCGCCGGAGTCCGGATGGAGGAAGCCGGCGGTGAGGACGAAGGGCCGCGCCCGCTGGAGGGCGTCACCGTCGTGGTCACCGGAACCCTGGCGTCCTACACCCGGGACGCCGCCAAGGAAGCGCTGCAGAGCCGTGGCGCGAAAGTCACCGGCGCGGTGTCGAAGAAGACCGGATTTGTCGTCGTCGGGGACAACCCCGGCTCGAAATACGACAAGGCGATGCAGCTGAAAGTCCCCGTGCTCGACGACGCCGGATTCACCGTGCTCCTCGAACAAGGGCCCGAAGCCGCCCGGGAGGTGGCCCTCACTTCACCGGAATAG